A region of the Candidatus Taylorbacteria bacterium genome:
GGAGATAGGGGAGGAAGCGGTCGACGTTTGCAATAGTGGTCGAGTTGTCCGCATCCATGAAAAGTTTGAACTGACCCCGCGAAAGCCGCATGCCTTCTTTCACCGCAAAGCCCTTGCCCTTGTTGTTTTCCAAATTGATAAGGCGCACTCGCGGATAGGCGCGAGAGAGGTCTCCCACAATTTTTGAAGTTCCGTCATTTGAGCCGTCATTCACAACGATGATCTCATACTCATAATTTTGAGTCTTCAAGTATTCGTGAGAATCTTCAATTGTGCGGACGATTCTTTTTTCTTCGTTGTATGCTGGAATTATTACAGATAAAAACATGTCATGTTTGACTTGCGGGTTCGGCGAACTTCTTCGTCAAAGTCTGCGGTACTCTCTCACCATACGTAAGAGTATGGATCGATTCATTCCTCGACTTTTCCTCGAATTTCATCCGAACCCGCAAGTCTTATAGATATTTTTTAAAAAAAATGGAGGATAACTTTCGAGCCTTCAGTTTTTTAGAGTTTAATATTTTTTAGAAACTCTGCAAAATCTTCGCGTAGGTCGTTATGCTTCAAGCCATACTCAACCACGGTTTTTAAATACTCAAGCTTGTTTCCGCAGTCGTGGTATTTTCCACCGATAATTTCTTTGGCGTAGCAAGTCTTGCCCTGCTCGAGAAGCACGTTGACCGCGTCCACGTAGACGATTTCTCTCGGGGTATTTTCACTCATGATTCTCTTCGTAGCTTCTTCGATGGCGTCGAAAATTGCTGGTTCAAACACGGTGCCCGAAACACAGGCATAGTCCGATGTTGTCACATTGGCGCCCGGCTTCTCAATGATGGAATCAATTTTCAAAATGCCTTTTTCAATTTCCTTGCCTGTGGCGTATGCATAGCGCTTGTAGTCCTCGGGCTTTTTCGAGCGTATAGAACCAAGTATCGCGCTTCCTCCGAACTGCTTGTAAGCTTCGACGAGCTGTGTTGCCC
Encoded here:
- a CDS encoding UTP--glucose-1-phosphate uridylyltransferase gives rise to the protein MKKIRKAIIPAAGYGTRFLPATKAQPKEMLPIVDKPIIQYVVEDAVSAGIEDIIIVTGWSKRSIEDHFDYPFELEKRLEESGKHEALEEIRRIANLANFFYVRQKGPLGNATPIWNAREIIGNEPFLVLWGDDFIEATPSRATQLVEAYKQFGGSAILGSIRSKKPEDYKRYAYATGKEIEKGILKIDSIIEKPGANVTTSDYACVSGTVFEPAIFDAIEEATKRIMSENTPREIVYVDAVNVLLEQGKTCYAKEIIGGKYHDCGNKLEYLKTVVEYGLKHNDLREDFAEFLKNIKL